In Topomyia yanbarensis strain Yona2022 chromosome 2, ASM3024719v1, whole genome shotgun sequence, one DNA window encodes the following:
- the LOC131686189 gene encoding equilibrative nucleoside transporter 1, with protein MEFRSSNSHRPLLLQQQDDEDDDSGVSFVDDSTYAGSINAGSVNNIPPTATAGTKSTTRARRAEDGSLRIAPIDKYNFTYAVFYLLGMTTLLPWNFFVTAEEYWQNKFRNISSNDSTVLTPRQLEFQSDLSIAASVPSTLFLVLNACFGHRIPLAIRMAGSLVMMFLIFIWTTALTQVDTDQWQDAFFHITLVSVVVVNAFSAIMSGALFGIAGQFTSDYMTAVVSGQSLGGIFTALVDIIALTFGAPPTITAFVFFIVGTLMLLLSLVLYIVMSKTLFFKYYISSRALMKNLPDVDEMSRELLPRQSPTFFGVLRKIWLFGFAEWLMFVTTLSIYPAVTILVGSQNQSHPWHDVYFLPVVNYLLFNTGDYIGRVCAGIFEWPSQRPFLISILSIARIGFVPIMLLCNIIPHHSFPVLIHSDYIFIALMAGFALSNGYITNIALIGAPKAVEQPEKELASSMMAAFLGVGLACGSTVSFMIIEMIK; from the exons ATGGAATTCAGAAGTAGCAATAGCCATAGACCCCTTCTGCTGCAGCAGCAGGACGATGAGGATGATGACAGCGGAGTGTCGTTTGTTGATGATAGCACCTATGCGGGTTCCATCAATGCTGGTTCGGTGAATAACATTCCCCCGACGGCGACAGCCGGAACAAAAAGCACTACCAGAGCCAGAAGAGCAGAAGATGGCAGCCTGCGGATTGCCCCCATAGATAAGTACAACTTTACCTACGCAGTATTTTATTTGCTTGGAATGACTACGTTGCTACCGTGGAACTTTTTCGTCACTGCCGAAGAG TACTGGCAAAACAAATTCCGCAACATATCGAGTAACGACTCGACAGTACTCACGCCGCGCCAGCTCGAGTTCCAGTCTGATCTCAGCATAGCAGCATCGGTGCCGAGCACTTTGTTTCTGGTGCTAAATGCTTGTTTTGGTCATCGCATTCCGCTTGCGATACGAATGGCCGGCTCACTCGTTATGATGTTTTTGATCTTCATCTGGACAACGGCACTTACCCAGGTCGATACGGACCAATGGCAGGATGCGTTCTTCCACATCACCCTCGTTTCGGTGGTCGTTGTTAACG CCTTTTCCGCCATCATGTCCGGCGCATTGTTCGGCATAGCCGGTCAGTTCACCTCCGACTACATGACGGCAGTAGTCAGCGGTCAGTCACTGGGCGGAATATTCACCGCCCTCGTTGACATTATTGCGCTTACATTCGGCGCACCACCGACGATAACGGCTTTTGTCTTCTTCATCGTTGGAACACTGATGCTGTTACTTTCCCTTGTGCTGTACATCGTAATGtccaaaacattattttttaaatactaCATCTCATCACGGGCGTTAATGAAGAACTTGCCGGACGTGGACGAAATGTCCAGAGAGCTGCTACCGCGACAGAGTCCGACCTTTTTTGGAGTGCTCCGAAAAATATGGCTGTTTGGGTTCGCCGAATGGTTGATGTTTGTCACCACCTTGTCCATCTATCCTGCCGTGACGATCTTGGTAGGATCGCAGAATCAGAGCCATCCATGGCACGATGTGTACTTTTTGCCAGTTGTAAATTATCTACTTTTTAACACGGGTGACTACATCGGTAGAGTATGTGCTGGAATTTTCGAATGG CCCTCCCAGAGACCGTTTTTGATCAGCATTCTGTCCATCGCTCGAATCGGCTTTGTACCGATCATGCTACTGTGCAACATTATTCCGCATCACAGCTTCCCAGTACTAATCCACTCGGACTACATTTTTATTGCGCTGATGGCGGGGTTCGCGCTATCAAACGGATACATTACCAACATTGCGCTGATCGGTGCACCAAAGGCTGTAGAGCAACCGGAAAAAGAGCTTGCATCCTCGATGATGGCTGCATTTTTAGGCGTTGGACTTGCATGTGGATCGACAGTTAGTTTTATGATCATTGAGATGATTAAATGA